The Aureispira anguillae genome contains a region encoding:
- a CDS encoding NCS1 family nucleobase:cation symporter-1 encodes MKEDFYKIDETIQNSSLYSEDLAPIAPQDRTWTTWNLATLWVGMAVCIPTYMLAASMITSGISWWGALLIIGLGNLIVTIPMVLNGHAGTKYGIPFPVVGRAAFGTTGIHIASLIRALVACGWFGIQTWLGGLALFAIGWILAGGSPAEIPGGTGLGQFIGFGLFWLMNVYFIWKGTDSIRWLEEWSAPILIGMGLLLIGWGWSQAGSFGLVLQQSEQLKQATAIYNNDNEPVTIAVHPLRDKNGQLKATKIAAWGMADGDTPLAVHWMPLEGADLNYIPIGHTNGVASGSKILVQFANEETQSSIVEASQPIEEGASWLTYLGFLTIMVGFWGTMAISVADITRYVPTQRSQILGQFIGLPGTMILYSFVGIFVTCAAIINFDGILIGNDAPWDPVQLLNQFESKWVVLVAQIFMLIATLSTNIAANVIAPANAFSNVAPKAISFRTGGFITAFIGILICPWALIGDIIPILLFVSGLLGPVLGVLVADYFLVRKTKLNLMDLYNEHGQYGGFNFAAMLALAIGVGVVLLGFFVPLLEILYQLSWFTGFFASLLVYWGLGKNNQEQKIKAKDVLDD; translated from the coding sequence ATGAAAGAAGATTTTTATAAAATAGATGAAACCATACAAAACTCTTCTCTTTATAGTGAAGATTTGGCTCCTATTGCACCACAAGATCGAACTTGGACGACTTGGAATTTAGCAACTCTTTGGGTTGGAATGGCAGTTTGTATTCCAACCTATATGTTAGCAGCTTCCATGATTACGAGTGGCATATCTTGGTGGGGAGCCCTATTAATAATTGGTTTAGGAAATTTAATTGTGACCATTCCTATGGTACTGAATGGGCATGCGGGAACCAAATATGGAATTCCTTTTCCTGTGGTTGGACGAGCCGCATTTGGCACGACAGGTATTCACATTGCTTCTTTGATTCGAGCATTGGTTGCTTGTGGGTGGTTTGGAATACAGACTTGGCTAGGTGGGCTAGCTTTATTTGCGATTGGATGGATCTTGGCGGGGGGAAGCCCTGCGGAAATACCAGGAGGGACGGGCTTGGGACAATTTATTGGCTTTGGTTTGTTTTGGCTAATGAATGTCTATTTTATTTGGAAAGGAACAGACAGTATACGGTGGTTAGAAGAATGGTCAGCGCCAATATTGATTGGTATGGGCTTATTACTCATTGGATGGGGGTGGTCTCAGGCTGGAAGTTTTGGTTTGGTACTGCAACAGAGTGAACAACTAAAACAAGCAACGGCTATTTATAATAATGACAATGAACCAGTGACCATTGCCGTTCATCCATTGAGGGATAAAAATGGACAGCTAAAAGCAACTAAAATTGCTGCATGGGGAATGGCAGATGGAGATACTCCTTTAGCTGTGCATTGGATGCCCTTAGAGGGAGCAGATTTGAATTATATTCCTATAGGGCATACCAATGGAGTAGCTAGTGGCTCTAAAATTTTGGTACAGTTTGCCAATGAAGAAACACAGTCTAGTATTGTAGAAGCTAGTCAGCCCATAGAGGAAGGAGCTTCTTGGCTTACTTATCTAGGCTTTTTAACTATAATGGTAGGTTTTTGGGGAACAATGGCAATTTCAGTAGCTGATATTACCCGTTATGTTCCCACACAACGCAGTCAAATTTTAGGGCAATTCATAGGTTTACCAGGAACGATGATTTTATATTCTTTTGTGGGAATCTTTGTCACTTGTGCTGCTATCATCAACTTTGATGGAATTTTAATCGGAAATGATGCTCCTTGGGACCCTGTGCAACTACTCAACCAATTTGAAAGTAAGTGGGTCGTTCTAGTGGCACAGATTTTTATGTTAATTGCAACGCTAAGTACTAATATTGCAGCCAATGTAATTGCGCCAGCCAATGCATTTTCGAATGTAGCTCCTAAGGCGATTAGCTTTCGAACGGGTGGTTTTATTACAGCATTTATAGGGATTCTCATCTGCCCTTGGGCACTGATCGGAGATATAATACCTATTTTGTTGTTTGTTAGTGGGCTATTAGGGCCTGTATTGGGGGTATTGGTAGCGGATTATTTTTTGGTGCGAAAAACCAAGTTAAACCTAATGGATTTATACAATGAGCACGGGCAATATGGCGGTTTTAATTTTGCTGCTATGCTTGCTTTGGCAATTGGTGTTGGTGTGGTTTTACTAGGTTTCTTTGTACCCTTACTAGAGATCTTGTATCAATTGTCTTGGTTTACTGGTTTTTTTGCTTCTCTATTGGTCTATTGGGGATTGGGGAAAAATAATCAAGAGCAAAAAATAAAAGCGAAGGATGTTTTAGATGATTAA
- a CDS encoding CobW family GTP-binding protein — MKDNRVPVTILTGFLGAGKTTLLNHLITTNPKIKFAIIENEFGDIGIDNELVVGADSGIFEMSNGCICCTLNGELVQTLVDLVNGEHEFEHLIVETTGIAEPDAVAAAFVAEPAIQSRFRLDATICLVDAHHAEDILEEREEAKRQITFADYIVINKASEVSTEYLAKLEQILRAANSFAAIEHCDYGKVTSDILNLNAYDVHQVEKKLDHAHTHHEHHHDHEHQCDDSCSHGHEKHHEHHHHHHHHSDIVTHSFIIKAPLDVLKFRHWLNVLLMIQGKHLYRVKGIMNFQYQDKKAIVQSVKQMCVFTAGDDWSESDERLTKIVFIGKHLRKDILEKQLKNCLA, encoded by the coding sequence ATGAAAGACAATAGAGTTCCAGTAACCATCTTAACAGGTTTTCTAGGAGCAGGGAAAACAACCTTATTAAATCATTTAATAACAACAAATCCCAAAATAAAATTTGCCATTATTGAAAATGAATTTGGAGATATTGGCATAGACAATGAGTTGGTTGTAGGGGCAGATAGTGGTATTTTTGAAATGTCAAATGGTTGTATTTGTTGTACTTTAAATGGAGAATTGGTACAAACATTGGTTGATTTGGTCAACGGAGAACATGAATTTGAGCACTTGATTGTCGAAACAACTGGGATTGCAGAGCCAGATGCTGTTGCTGCTGCTTTTGTTGCAGAGCCTGCTATTCAAAGTCGTTTTCGTTTGGATGCAACCATCTGTTTGGTGGATGCACATCATGCAGAGGATATTTTAGAGGAACGGGAAGAAGCCAAGCGCCAAATTACCTTTGCAGACTATATTGTTATTAATAAAGCGAGTGAAGTTTCAACGGAGTATCTTGCTAAGTTGGAACAAATTCTTAGAGCGGCGAATTCTTTTGCAGCCATTGAGCATTGTGATTATGGCAAGGTAACATCTGATATTTTGAATTTGAATGCATACGATGTACATCAAGTAGAAAAAAAATTAGATCATGCACATACGCATCACGAACATCATCACGATCACGAACATCAATGTGATGATAGCTGTTCTCATGGGCATGAAAAACACCACGAACATCATCATCATCACCATCATCATAGCGATATTGTTACACATAGCTTTATCATTAAAGCACCTTTGGATGTATTAAAATTTAGGCATTGGCTTAATGTTTTACTCATGATTCAAGGCAAGCACCTCTATCGTGTTAAAGGAATTATGAACTTTCAATATCAAGACAAAAAAGCAATTGTTCAATCGGTAAAACAGATGTGTGTATTTACAGCAGGAGACGATTGGAGCGAAAGCGACGAACGATTAACTAAAATCGTATTCATAGGAAAGCATTTACGAAAGGATATTTTAGAAAAACAATTAAAAAACTGTTTAGCTTAG
- a CDS encoding GNAT family N-acetyltransferase yields the protein MIRIAKESDIAAMLAIYAPFVECTAVTFDLKVPTLSEFTERIKKIQTEAPCLVYDLDGEILGYAYASAHRSREAYKWTREMSVYIREDAKTKKYGTALYSSLIELLKCQNYRSVLAGITLPNIPSVNFHERFGFHPVGVYDNIGYKLGKPHRVGWWQLMIDSDDKEVKEIIALDKILATEEGQKALKKGESRILI from the coding sequence ATGATTCGCATTGCTAAGGAATCTGATATAGCGGCTATGTTAGCTATTTATGCCCCATTTGTAGAATGTACCGCTGTTACTTTCGACCTGAAAGTTCCTACATTATCAGAATTTACTGAAAGGATAAAAAAAATACAAACGGAGGCTCCTTGTTTGGTGTATGACTTAGACGGAGAAATATTGGGCTATGCTTATGCTAGTGCCCACCGTTCTAGAGAAGCCTATAAGTGGACTAGAGAAATGTCTGTATATATTCGAGAAGATGCCAAAACCAAAAAATATGGAACAGCGCTTTATTCTTCTCTAATTGAGTTGCTTAAGTGCCAAAACTATCGAAGTGTATTAGCTGGAATTACCTTGCCTAATATACCAAGTGTGAATTTTCATGAACGATTTGGCTTTCATCCTGTTGGTGTATATGATAATATAGGTTATAAATTAGGAAAACCTCATCGTGTAGGTTGGTGGCAGCTAATGATTGATAGCGATGATAAAGAGGTGAAGGAAATCATTGCACTAGACAAAATTCTCGCTACAGAAGAAGGGCAAAAAGCCTTAAAAAAGGGAGAATCTAGGATCTTAATTTAA
- a CDS encoding potassium channel beta subunit family protein, translating to MEYRRLGKSGLQVSALSLGSWLTFGKQIGDDVAEQLMVEAYDQGVNFFDNAEIYARGKSELVMGKILKKVGWRRSSYVVSSKAFFGDGNTLPNETGLSRKHLIEACEAALKRLQVEYLDLYFCHRPDKNTPIEETVRTMNTLIEQGKIFYWGTSEWSAQEIMEAHMVAEKYGLIGPTMEQPQYNMFHREKVEVEFSQVYKTVGLGTTIWSPLASGVLTNKYIDGSDTQGTRLGMEGLEWLKERSLTEERLNTVRNLSKIANDLGTSVAKLAVAWCLSNPNVSTVILGASKLHHLQETLTSIDLLDQMTPDVLEAIETALGNKPKRPAF from the coding sequence ATGGAATACAGACGATTAGGTAAATCGGGCTTACAAGTAAGTGCACTCTCTTTGGGATCGTGGTTGACATTTGGTAAGCAAATTGGGGATGATGTTGCAGAACAGCTTATGGTGGAGGCTTATGACCAAGGAGTTAATTTCTTTGATAATGCCGAAATTTATGCTCGTGGAAAATCAGAATTGGTGATGGGCAAAATTCTAAAAAAAGTGGGATGGCGTAGAAGCTCTTACGTTGTTTCTAGCAAGGCTTTTTTTGGGGATGGGAACACGCTTCCGAATGAGACAGGATTGAGTCGAAAGCATTTGATTGAGGCTTGTGAAGCAGCTCTAAAACGTTTGCAAGTAGAGTATTTAGATTTGTATTTTTGTCACCGTCCAGATAAAAATACGCCTATTGAAGAAACAGTTCGTACCATGAATACCTTAATTGAACAAGGTAAAATTTTCTATTGGGGAACCTCCGAATGGTCTGCTCAAGAGATTATGGAGGCACATATGGTTGCCGAAAAATATGGTTTGATAGGCCCTACTATGGAGCAGCCTCAGTACAATATGTTTCATAGAGAAAAAGTAGAAGTTGAATTTTCGCAAGTGTACAAAACGGTAGGTTTGGGAACGACTATTTGGTCTCCATTGGCTTCAGGTGTATTAACCAATAAGTATATTGATGGTAGCGATACACAGGGGACTCGTTTGGGAATGGAAGGTTTGGAATGGCTAAAAGAGCGTTCTTTGACAGAAGAACGATTGAACACCGTTAGGAACCTATCCAAAATTGCCAATGATTTGGGAACTTCTGTTGCTAAATTGGCAGTCGCTTGGTGTTTGAGCAATCCTAATGTAAGTACTGTAATTTTAGGCGCTTCAAAATTACATCATCTTCAGGAAACCTTGACTTCTATTGATTTGTTGGATCAAATGACACCTGATGTTTTAGAAGCAATAGAAACAGCTTTGGGCAATAAACCTAAACGACCTGCTTTCTAG